From the Lathyrus oleraceus cultivar Zhongwan6 chromosome 3, CAAS_Psat_ZW6_1.0, whole genome shotgun sequence genome, the window TTTTGTCCCCATTACAATAATGCTAATGCTAAGAGATCCAAGTGTCTtaagtttgtgaatggcttgagaccTGATATCAAGAAGGCAATGGGTTACCAACATATTATGGGATTTTCtgagttggttaacaagagtaGGATCTATGATGAGGATAGCCGTGAGGTTCTGCTCATTACAAGTTCTTGCATGATAAGAAAGGAAAAGGGAAATTCCAAGGGAAGTCGTACGATGGTAAGAAGAAAGCTGGTGATGGCAAGAAtccaagtgggggaggatctcaCACTCCTGTCAAGTGCTTCAGATGTGGTGTTAAGGGACATCCTGCTCCCGAGTGTCCTAAGGGTGATATGACTTATTTCAAGTGTTGCAAGCAAGGTCATCAATCTTTTAATTGTAAAGTTGCTTCGAATGTGACTTACTACAACTTGGTGAGAAAAGGCACATTATTACCTAGTGCAACAAGATGAAGAAGGAGCAAGCCAAAGGGAAAGTGTTTGCATTGTCCGGTGCTGATACTTCTGCTGAGGAGAGATTGATTCgaggtacgtgctttattaataATATGCCTTTGATTGTTATTATTGATAACGGTGTGATGAATTCTTTTATTTCTTTGGATTGAGCTAAGAGATTGAATCTTGAATTATCTATTATGCGTGGAAGCATGGTTATTGATACTCTGGCTATGGGTTCAGTGACTACTTCATCTGTTTGTTTGAAATGTCCGTTGAATATTTGTGATAAAGATTTTGAAGTTGATTTAGTGTGTCTTCCATTGAGTCAACTTGATGTTATTTATGGAATGGACTGGTTGAGGGCCAACCATGTCTATATCAATTATTTTGCGAAAGCTGCTCTTTTTCTTGAGCCAGAGAAGGAGGGTGATTTATTCCTGTCTACTCAACAAGTGAATGAATTTGTGCAAGATGGTGCTGAAGTGTTTATGTTGGTGGCAAGTTTGAAGCTTAGTGAAAATGGAACAATGGGTGAATTTCCAGTTGTTTGTGATTTTCCTGAAGTGTTTCCTGATGAAGTTAATGATTTTCCGCCTGAACGTAAAGTTGAGTTCACGATTGATTTGATTCCTGGTACTAGtccgatatcgatggctccgtgTCGGATGTCAccatctgagttgaaagagttgaagagtcaactaGAGGATTTGTTTGATAAGAggtttattcgtccgagtgtgtcaccgtggggtgcacctgtcttgttagttaagaagaaagaaggtactattAGGTGGTGTATATATTACATACAACTGAATAAGGTTACTATCAAGAATAAATATCTGCTTCTGAGGATTGATGATTggatggatcagttggttggtgcttgtgtgtttagcaagattgatttgaggtctgggtatcatcagatccgtgtgaaagctgaagatattcagaagactgcttttagaacaaggtatggacactatgagtattcggtgatgcctttcggtgtgacaaatggacctggtgtatttatggagtaaATGAATCAGATTTTTCATAAATATCTTGATAAGTTTATTGTTGTGTTTATCGATGAGATTTTTATCTATTCaaagagtgaagaggatcatgctGAGCATTGAAGTCacgtaagttgacgccgcgtaTTATTGGTCCGTATTAGATTTACGATAAAGTAGGTGATGTGGCTTATCGGATTACGTTTCCGCCGTCACTTGCTAATCTCCATGATGTGTTTTAcgtgtctcaattgaggagatACATTGTGGATCCTTCACATGTTGTCCAATTAGATGATGTTGAGTTAGATATAATTTGACCGTGGAGACATTACCTATGCGGATAAAAGATAGAGAGGTGAAACAATTCTGTGGTAAAGAGATCACTTTGGTGAAAGTCGTTTGGGGAGGACCGACTGGTGGAAATGTGACGTGGGAGCTTGAGAGTCATATGAGGGATTCATATCCAGAGTTGTTTGCTTGAGgtaattttcgaggacgaaaatatttcaagtgggggagagttgtaatACCCCGATTTAATTTTTGTATTCATTTATTaggtgtttattttaattaatcattatttggtgtgataattaattaaatatgtgttctggttattattttaattatttgaatatatgtgttatttgaataattgaattttatgaaTAGAAATGACAATTGTTTAGTAATGGGCCTAATTAATTAGAATGGGTGGATAAGTGGGTTAAGCCTATTATGAGTTAAAAGGATAGTAAGGGTTTTAGAGATTATAGTTAGTTTTGtaaaacaagagaagaagagataatataagagaagagaagagaaagagaaTAAGAGGAAACTAGAAGAAGAATGACCTATAGATTTCATCTATACTAAGGTAAGGGTGGGATTTCAAGTGGTTATGGGTAAACATAATGTATATAATGTATGTGGGTTAGATATCATGAACTTAGGATTTGGGGATTTTGATTTTGAGAAACCCTAATATGTGTTTATGTTTTAATCCATGAAATTGATAtttatgttatgctatgatgTTTCTATATTAAATTCCATGAATGAGTATGTGTatatgtaacacctcaaaattttccctcctctccttgggactagcttagcctattgcatttcattttgtaggacattaggcatttgcatattgcatatcatgtgaaaataaataggtcatcctcctaagtctttctcagaagatagagaggttaagaggttcatgcctgagggtcttattgaattaatgatcaatcatctgagggttgctcttcaattagggttttattggttcctcaaggaggttgagtattatcttattggcaaggatacatcatcatcatcatggttatatccttatcaaaggtttcagaattcatgctcaggttccttgggattagggttttgacctctggtcaaccctaatcaatggcattcttccagccagggattctcaaggagatgaggtatttgttgatgatgaagatcataCGATTATTATTTTAGGCTTATtcaagctagggtttcatttctgagccatttcctcaaaaggtggaggctcaagctgatcagagcatttTCAAGTCATCTAGGACCTAtaaagtcaacagaaagtcaactgagggataggagggggagaaatgagtttaaacatctcattcatgtttaaaaaggttcatttgtcattacaaatacatatcttgaagaatttgaggtcatggcaaaagtttccaaaaatgaaaagtgacctgtaattgaaagtttccaaaaatggaaggtttttggtccaaattcaacttgactttccaacatcaaagaattttcaaatgaaattttgtccaacatgaaagttgaatatctttctctcccatttccaaaaagtccaagatcataagcatctgatgaatggttgagaagatatgatcaaatcattgccaagtgtgtatggaacttcaacaagccataacttttgatctaaaactccaaattgagtgcctctttttgcaaaattcttcttttgacctataatttccaaatccatcaaggcattgcatgaaatttcatcacatgaacatttgctcattcatgatcattttggagggaaaatgacaAATTTGATTTTGGTGCATTGTATGAACAAAATgccattgccattgtgttcattggaagattttaagtgaGTTTGATCATGcacatgctactgttcacgtccaaatgCTCCATGCACCTCCAATTTTCATTTTTTGGTCACACACCCCATTTTCACTAATCTCAATTAAACCATGCTTAATTATAATTTGGATGtgattagtggagcatatataagccaaagcataacagaattgttcattttttcaccatttctagatctaaactcaagttccctccaaaatttctccaatttgaaacttcattttcttccacataagcctttgattttcttccatattctggttctctgatattgatttagtgtagatcaagcattCAATCATTGAATTCGAGCAAAAATCAAGCATACCaagctcatgaaggtgaagatggaaacTGTTATTTGAGCAAGATCTATGCCTCTTCAAGCTCCAATTTCTtcataaagcttcataacaagtgCTCAGGAGTAGATCTACACATTTGCCAGGCCTTGGAACTGCAGATTTCAGTgactgttcttcaagaggtaggtttttcgatCCTCTTAATTGCTGATTTTATGTGCATGATCTTGTAGTTCTTCTCTTGCTGGTTAATTTGATCTAAATTTCGTGTGAAATGGTTGATTATTGGCTGAGATATGATGATTAGAAGTTTTGAATGtcaaactgttttgattcgaTTTGAATTTGTTATGATGAATTAATATGATTTGATGATGGATTCGTGTTCCTTGTGTCATAACGGTTCGAATGATATAAATTTTGGCCGattctggaaattttttgaaTGCTTGTTACTGTTcctccaccgtcttcatgaagaagacaATGGTTTCCACCGTAGCCTGGCCGTGTGAACACTGTGCTAGGGTTTCTGGTTCGTTCATGTCCAAAATACTGTAGAAGCGCCTTTCAGGTTTAGCTCGCATGTTCGATTCTTCCATTTTGCTTgttatttgttttaattcatGCTGATTCAGCGCTTGCGTGTGCCTCCATTGGCAGATCCATTGGTCCTTGGTGCATTGACCGTTCCACATATGCTTGACTGGATGACTGTGTTGCCATGTCATTTAATGGAACGAAGCGTTTTGAGGCGCGCTTCATTGAGCCTTGTGTTGTGTCTTCGATCCAGCTTTGAAACATTTCCATTTTATTCaattcatttcattattttctGCATGTTTTACATTTTTATTCCATATTATACATGATATtcaaaaaatcactaaaaatagcttgatgatccaattaattccagattttttttctatatgatcatatgaatgtcttctattttttgatgtggatttctggaattgtgcatggctggaattttaaCTGTGCTAGACtctttgaacatgtatgcatttgtgaCATGTTTCACTCAtcttattgtgaaatgctcaataatgatccaaatgccatgaaattttgcatgatgattcttaacatgaTGATTGACttgtgagattttatttggcattttttgctattttcttccctgttttggacacatggactttaggtgtgacaatgtgtgtcacacaatttgatgtctTGCTTGTGCATTTTTGTATCCATATCAATTGAACTCTGatgattctaatttttggcatgatgattgtgctggacatgttgtatgctcataaaaatttccatgattgtttgattcatttttgttttaatatgaaattttgactcttgatgatcaattgtatgcaccttttgtttgccttgccatatcttgctcatgtaaTGACCTTGCTTGTTGCTTTTGACTTGGTCCgttttaggacatgttcttgattgaataaacatgctttttgttgaatattggttgctgttttagctttttgattcacttttgaccctaggcttttCCCTAGGAgtttggactcacattttgaGCTTTGTCTTTCACGTTCAATCAataagtcctaatggatgatgtgatctccttgcttgagatacaatttgctttgtttaactaatgttgattgtgttgtaggtccttggatggctaactcacttgagttgttgacttacattgtgtatattggttgtcttACTGTTGTTTGTCTGTTGATTGTTTATTTGAATGTGgatattgacttgtttgattttcttacaggtactttagtagctttaactcattacttgagttgctttgctttgcttgtggttggtataccacttaggtaatctcttgaactccatgtagtctggaagacctgctatctttggcaggcacctgtctgaagccctccttaagaggccatgttcttgtttgtttaattttgtgctaaagacctcaatgaggcatggttacatgtaaagacctcctaagtgaagaggcattggcagatagaagggatgtgcaatccatcccctgctattcagttgagtctaTCATCTTgcttgcactacgtgctgatgcattttgaataaacacccaaaatcttgtatatagagtcagtcattgtggaatagagttcctcattctggactcccatGTTTTCGTTGATTTGAAGCTCACCtaggcccgggttaagagctatgaggtttaaccctcattaccttttcatctgctcaccctgacggtcaatgtcagtggttaagagccccagacaccctttccagttggcttgtttgtcgaggttgtgatgaccccttgactaaagccctgttatgttgtgtgagcctccttgtttgcatactgtgtgtgatacctgttcacctgtgttgtttatttgctgttttgacttgctgcctgtgcgagttaggttttgattcagatacctcaacctaggactattgtggattgcatgacaactattaggctcgagtcagtctcccttgtagtttgttatttcccagtctctggttaggatagaaatttcttccctgttaaggggaactacgtcgccctgattctcataccagatgagatacgtaggcaggagatcgtatGAGATCTCTTCGGGCAACCTTTtatttttttgtgtgtgtgtgcttgacagctattaggctcgagttccagactccctattagcttgtctgtttgatgacctcttgtgtgtgtgtgtggagtctgatgtaagtccaacgattggcattcggtttcccgtttatttgttgtgtgcttggagtctgatgtaagtcctgcgattggcatttggtttcctgtttgtgttgtttgcttggagttggacgtaagaccattgattggcagtctgtttccaggtgtgtgtttcgtttgacgtcgcaacgtctcctttcagtgtttatttcagcgtgcgttagccgaactatgAGTGTTCTGATTCTTTCTCTAGATAAGGaaagatacgtaggcataggatgcgatatcctatcgagcaTGTTGCTtgtttccccgaactacgtcgactctgatgtttgtttctgacaaactacgtaggcccaggatgcgacatcctgccgagtcaccttcctccgtcttcttaCGCCTGTGTTATTATTCCAATGTGCGTGCATTCTTTGAGTAGTTATTCAACAACCTTctttctattcttttgagcgtggatcccgtcgagtaagacggacgtgaggggtgctaataccttccccttgcgtaaccgactcccgatccttgtaatctccggtcgtaagaccatttcctttccaggtttacttcgagcgtttcctttccctcctttgggataaataacgcacggtggcggctctgtttgttttttttcccgccggttgtttttcgcggatgcgacagctggcgactctgctggggaattagaagttgacctcttgcttgtccatcttccctaagcgagtcattCCTAGTGCTCTTTAGGATAGTTATGGTTGCTTTTATggctttatttattgcatttatgattattataatgtgtatatatttgcatatgtgtttgcatgcatcatattatcattgtgctggattctgtacaggtttggttcctctgatttggggtgggtgtcctgagtggggctaaaacccaggcccgagtatacacctaggattagtgtggtctcacgtttcctcacatgttggatcaacatgttgttgcgacgtgacataccataagccggacgaggttcttttgagagaactcttcctttgtggggtattccactttggttgggttatctcatctgagctgttgacttcgctgaccgttctttcccggatctttggtttagatgatcttatgagagctgcaatggcacacccgaaagggcaaacccgttgagtatcttgtccgattgtcgagaccattatccgccttaggatgaccttgtttagaattcacctgtgaggggagggtttgattcttacagatgcatgttctgatggtgactttgatggtgactaatggttcagttattgatcagagtcctatttatgagttggatttatggatatttatttccgagacgccggagttctgtccatggtatgtatcagtggggatccgtttatttcaggattccatgggctggttcagaggatctggtggttatctgttcagaggactttccagtgatgatagtgatgtattcttcgttccgtttatttcggaaccctgagttggatttgtggttacatattccctcagatggttgtgatcagttcagagatcagggtttcagtacagatgttcagatgacttggaggatggcacagtgcattgcattcatacatcaacatcattcacattttgcatttatctgcatctaactcatgtttatccatttgcagggaacattcttgatcgagatcctggttgagagacacCTTTGCTCCAGACATGCGGCCCggcttgaaagatgacgtcgtctacagtttcttcaatccagagattgatgtgttgaaggatatgatagcgttgattacacctgaccatgtggggatgttccgtgagactcatggtggtattctgaagatggttttcaggcttacagatacagataggagtgccatccaCACTCTTCTCCAATTTTATGACCCCGTCTTGAGATGCTTTGTTTTCCCGGACTACCTGTTAGGGCCTTTGATGGAAGATTATGCCAGTATCCTAGGTATTCAGATCAGGAAccagattccattctatgtcactaagggggagcctaatgttgctgagatctctcgtgctctttatttgagcccagaggtgaccaagggaggtttgaaggagaagggaaagttgcccggttttcatctaAGTTTCTTAGAGGCTAAAgacaaggagcatgctgttgtgggtgATTGGAAGGATGTCTGTGCTTTGGTTGTTGTGAGCATCTATGGTatcatcctgtttcctaatcagaagaactttgtggacattaatgccatccggttgtttatgcagaggaatcctattcctaccttggttggggatgtttattactcggtccataatcggaatgagaagcggcgtgggggattgatcagatgttgtgctcaactgttgcacaagtggttcatgggatatctgccttccagaggtgcctttgtttctcttgatcctatggttaattgggcgaccaggttgatgggtttgcgagccaaggacatagcttggactcataatggtgTGGCTGGATGAAacttcatttacagttgtgggagctttcccaatgtgcctcttataggagttcaaggttgcattaattacaacctgacgcttcttaggagacaaatggggtttgccatggaggttcctcctctcgagtgtgagattgAGAAGTCTTGCTACCTCCCGGCTGAGGGTAATCTGTCACAGTTGAGGCAAGTGTCCGGGGCATGGCGCaatattcagaggaagggcaaggttccttttggtaaggttaatagcaagtcttttcctccgtttgatgattggcttaggaagaggattgagcttacacatctaccatttcttgggggtgatccttggtgtccattgattgaggggccatgttcttctgtcagcatggaagaattccttgagatgaagaaggccagagatcagctgcaagcagagaagactgagatAGAGATGAGTattgctaggattcagatggctaatcaggaaatcaaagggagaatagaagatcaggataagagacatgccatggaggtgaagcgctttgacatagacactgcctattaccgcaagatcagccaagcgttggagtcgtctacaaaggagcatgacattaccaaggagaagttAGCTAGAGCTTTGAGtgtcattgaagatgagaagatGAGGCAAATCCTGGTGAAGAATCAGAGGGATGTCAGAGCTAAAGTCCTTGCCACGGAATGGGAAGCTGAGAAAGCGAAGGTTATTGCTGAGggagatcactatcttgctgaaagggatcattacttccgacaaatgaagattcaccagaaggagatagggagattgcagcaggagaacactgagctcaggttcgccgtgaagtttaccaaTATGGTTGGTGATACAGAGCCCTCTGTGGGACCTTCTTCGGTGTAGACttttgttatcatgtgttggattaccgtcaggcctgttgacggaattcacttgtttttatcttctttctgattctggagaattgtatttgatttgtatcagacctgatgtatgactctcgcacatGTAATGtacttttgatatacagtggttattatcagTCAGTaattgatcttcaagctttatttgctttcctaTATGCgctcacatagcacacacatggtttggtgatatctttgctaaatcataactcTCTGATCTGTATGGTGAAACCAGATGTTTGATGCCAAATTGTTGCTGGCGAATTATgatctgtctcgatgaaaccaggatcgaaagacagagtggtcctcatatggatagacattgcatttATGCATGAATgataataacttgtcttctattttgcaggtgtcagttgctaacgtgcttgattgtttcaggaatcattgctcgcgcacgtagaatcatttCTTTGCACGTaacacgtccacacagatactttaccagacacaacaaatccaagctgatggatctacccaacgcagatattctcgaaTTTAAAATGGGTGAGCTGATAAACGTCATGCAAGGGTTggccttggggcagaaagcacttgctgataaggtggaaaagctcgagcgggcttcggctgccaacagtggtaataATCAGGAGGGTGTTTCCAACAACGGTCTCGGTGGCTTAagggatggtggtgatcccagGAAAAAGACTATCACTGGTGTGGTGATCAACAATGGTGGAGGCTTTGGTGTTGCCACAGGCGGTGGACCAGGTCCGATGGGTAACAATCTGAAAGATAGTCTATTTCCTCATTTCTTTAGGGccgaggaggatagagaggaagaccAGTTCTTCGTGATGAATGAATAATTTGGtcaatacggtgtccaaccacccaacaaagagattcaggtgctggctGAGAAGATAAGAGCTCTagaaagctatgctactccgggggttgttaatatgtcgaacatggggctagttgaggggattgtgatcccgcaaaagtttaaagcgcctgcgtttgacaaatacaatgggagttcttgcccagaaactcatctccaggctttcgtccgaaagatttttgcttatacaatggaccagaagctctggatgtacttcttccaggacaatCTGTCTGGTGGGTCTTtggagtggtataccaagctgaaatcttctgacattAAGAGCTGGAAGGATCTCGGggatgcgttctttaaacagtaccaatttaATGCAGATATGGAgcctagccgtacccaattgcagggtatgtctcagaagcctaatgaggggtttaaagaatatgcgcagagatggagggagttggctt encodes:
- the LOC127130009 gene encoding uncharacterized protein LOC127130009 — its product is MNAGDRERDVDEFRALGKFQRNNPPTFEGAHEPEKAQEWLKAIEKIFRVINYSDAQKVQFGTHMLEKEVVDWWRNTVQRFDEDGIEMTWALFRDAFPEKYFPEDVRGKKEIYFLELKQGNGTVAEYVAKFEELIKFCPHYNNANAKRSKCLKFVNGLRPDIKKAMGYQHIMGFSELVNKSRIYDEDSREVLLITSSCMIRKEKGNSKGSRTMCNKMKKEQAKGKVFALSGADTSAEERLIRAKRLNLELSIMRGSMVIDTLAMGSVTTSSVCLKCPLNICDKDFEVDLVCLPLSQLDVIYGMDWLRANHVYINYFAKAALFLEPEKEGDLFLSTQQVNEFVQDGAEVFMLVASLKLSENGTMGEFPVVCDFPEVFPDEVNDFPPERKVEFTIDLIPGTSPISMAPCRMSPSELKELKSQLEDLFDKRFIRPNEHHIAPPSPPETPPIYEYLDDPISVDESDPETPLNYYNLDEPETPSYAENLTIILTRLDGFRTNIINVKYELKSMHLDVLGLMDTAFEQFDHLNKDVSALGKHHG